The genomic region GATCGGCGCTGATGGGAAGCTGGACATCCGGGGCGATCTGGGCGCCATCGGGGCTCCGCTCTATCTGGACCTGGTCGGAGAGATCCGCGACCTCAAGCTCCCGATCGTCAACCCGTACTCCGACCAGACTATGGCATGGCTGATCCAGCAGGGGAACCTCAAGTACAAGTTCAACCTCAAAATCGAGAACGACCAGATCACCGCCATGAACGAGGTTCTCGTGGAGAAGCTCCGCGTGGCCAAGTCGAGCCGGCCCGACGACAACGTCAAGGCGCGGCTCGGGCTGCCGCTCGGTCTCATCGTCGCGCTCATCAAGGACGGCAACGGCAACATCGCGGTGAAGGTCCCGGTCTCCGGCTCGCTCAAGGATCCCAAGTTCGACCTGTCCGAGACCATCTGGTCCGCCATCAAGAACGTCCTCGTCAACGTGCTGGCCTCGCCATTTCGGCTGATCGGGCGGCTCTTTTCGAGCGAGGACAAGATCGAGGAGCCGAAGGTCAACCCCGTCACCTTCCCGGCGGGCAGCGCCGTGCTCGCGCCGTCGATGGAGCAGCACCTCCTGCGAGTGGCCGATTTCATGCGACAGACGCCCTATATCGCGCTGACCCTGCACCCGGTGGTGGTGCCGGGCGACCTCGACGCGATCAAGGCCGAAGCCGTGGCGGCCAAGGTCCAGCAGTTCGCGAAGGAGCGCGGCATCGCCGAGCAGGTGATGGCCATCCGCGGCTACTTCGCCGTCCGGCTGCCGAGCGAGAAGCTGCCGACGACGCCCGATGCCCAGCTGGCGCTCCTGCGGGACCGCGAGCCCGTACCGGAGGCCAAGGTCAAGGAGCTCGAGGATAAACGGCTCGCCGTGACGAAAGAGCGCCTGGTCAAGAAGGAGGGCATCCAGGAGAAGCGGCTGCCGGGGGGCGCGGCCAAGAGGTCCGCCACCGGTGAGGGCGGCGTCGAGTTCGCCATCGGCGAGGGCGAGGAGTAAATTCTCTGCTATAATCCCGCGCCATGAGAGTCCTCGCGCTTCACCCCGACAGGTGCACCGGCTGTCTCCGGTGCGAGCTGGCCTGCTCCTACATGCAGACGGGCACCTACCAGCCGTCCAAGTCCGTGATCCGCGTCTCGCCCTTCGAGGGTTACACGTCCTACGCTCCCTACACGTGCACGCAGTGCGCGGAGGGTTGGTGCATGACGGCCTGCCCGGTGGGGGCGATCCGGATCAACGCCGCGGGCGCCAAGGACGTCGTGGACGACAAGTGTGTCGGCTGCAAGCTGTGCACGATCGCGTGTCCCTACGGGACGATGTTCTACGACCCGGACACCACCAAGGCCTACAAGTGCAACCTCTGCGAGGGGCACCCGGCCTGCGCCGAGGCGTGCCCGACGGAGGCGATCACCTTCGTCGAGGGTGAGACGGCGGACTGGATCGGCGACTTCGCCGCCGAGCGGACCACCCGCGTCCTGGCCCGCGAGGCCGTGTGATGGCCCCCCGCCATCTGATCATCGGCGGCGGCACAGCGGGCCTCAACGCGATCCGGACCATCCGGGAAGAGGACGGCGGCGCCTCCGAGATCACCCTCGTGTCGGCCGAACGCCCCTATTCCCGCATGGTCCTGCCGTACTACCTCGGCGCCACCATCGCCGAGTCCCATGTCTACACCGCCACGCCCGCCTCGCTCGCCGCGTGGAAGGTCAAGGCCACGCTCGGCCGCCGCGCCAAGTCGCTCGATACCGCGGCCCGGAAGCTGACGCTCGACGACGGATCGGCGGTCGAGTACGACGACTGCCTGATCGCGACCGGCTCGCGCGCGGCGCGGCCGCCCATCCCGGGCGCCGAGGGGCCCGGTGTCCACTCCTTCTGGACGCTCGACGAGGCGCGGGCCGTCATCGCGGGCGTCCAGCCCGGCACGAAGGTCGTCATGGTCGGCGCAGGCTTCATCTCGTTCACGAT from Candidatus Methylomirabilota bacterium harbors:
- a CDS encoding 4Fe-4S dicluster domain-containing protein; translated protein: MRVLALHPDRCTGCLRCELACSYMQTGTYQPSKSVIRVSPFEGYTSYAPYTCTQCAEGWCMTACPVGAIRINAAGAKDVVDDKCVGCKLCTIACPYGTMFYDPDTTKAYKCNLCEGHPACAEACPTEAITFVEGETADWIGDFAAERTTRVLAREAV